In Halobacillus amylolyticus, the following proteins share a genomic window:
- the ybeY gene encoding rRNA maturation RNase YbeY, producing MIEIDFQDETESVDEAYIDLIQRVIEFAAGKEKVPAESEVSISFVGNDDIQELNRNYRQKDQPTDVISFAMQELGEGEIEVQNEELPTMLGDIVVSVDKAKEQAEDYGHSLERELGFLALHGFLHLLGYDHIDEADEKEMFARQEEILHEYGLKRT from the coding sequence ATGATTGAGATCGATTTTCAAGATGAAACTGAATCAGTAGACGAAGCGTATATTGACCTTATTCAAAGGGTGATTGAATTTGCAGCAGGGAAAGAGAAGGTACCAGCTGAGTCTGAGGTTTCTATATCATTTGTAGGCAATGATGATATTCAGGAGTTAAACCGTAATTACAGGCAAAAGGATCAACCTACAGATGTGATCTCTTTCGCCATGCAAGAGTTAGGCGAAGGGGAAATCGAAGTACAAAACGAAGAATTGCCTACGATGCTCGGTGATATTGTTGTCTCTGTAGATAAAGCAAAAGAACAGGCGGAAGATTATGGACATTCGCTAGAGAGAGAGTTAGGATTTTTAGCTCTACATGGATTTTTACATTTACTCGGCTATGATCATATAGATGAAGCGGATGAAAAAGAAATGTTCGCAAGGCAAGAGGA